A window from Sphingobium sp. EM0848 encodes these proteins:
- a CDS encoding 2OG-Fe(II) oxygenase, which produces MNEIVDDGGVASAARARIGETVRARLDRNPMVSRIDAPDLEIYGRQDFLSPEECAGLRTLIDEDAQPSTLFSGSANADYRTSASCNLSPWDRLVGSVSDRICALMGIPADHGETLQGQRYQSGQEYKVHCDYFPVTASYWPAMLKTGGQRSWTAMIYLSPVEAGGETHFPQCGFMVPPVEGMILIWNNMDRDGAPNPFSLHAARPVEKGTKYVVTKWFRERPWKP; this is translated from the coding sequence ATGAACGAGATTGTTGACGATGGCGGCGTGGCCTCGGCCGCCCGCGCGCGGATCGGCGAGACGGTGCGGGCGCGACTGGACCGCAACCCGATGGTGAGCCGGATCGACGCGCCCGACCTGGAAATTTACGGGCGGCAGGATTTCCTCAGCCCGGAGGAATGCGCGGGCCTGCGGACCCTGATCGACGAAGACGCGCAGCCATCCACGCTGTTTTCGGGCAGCGCCAATGCCGATTACCGCACCAGCGCGAGTTGCAATCTCAGCCCATGGGACAGGCTGGTCGGCTCGGTCAGCGATCGAATCTGCGCACTGATGGGAATCCCGGCGGATCATGGCGAGACATTGCAGGGCCAGCGTTACCAGTCGGGCCAGGAATATAAGGTTCATTGCGACTATTTCCCGGTGACGGCCAGCTATTGGCCGGCGATGTTGAAGACGGGGGGACAGCGCAGCTGGACGGCGATGATCTACCTCTCCCCGGTCGAGGCGGGTGGGGAAACGCATTTCCCCCAATGCGGCTTCATGGTGCCCCCGGTCGAGGGCATGATCCTGATCTGGAACAATATGGACCGCGACGGGGCACCCAATCCCTTCAGCCTGCACGCCGCCCGGCCGGTGGAAAAGGGCACCAAATATGTCGTCACCAAATGGTTCCGCGAACGCCCCTGGAAACCTTGA
- a CDS encoding class III extradiol ring-cleavage dioxygenase, with the protein MKQPTFFIPHGGGPCFFMDPSDPDRPHSDPMWHPMQDHLANVVAALPERPSAILLISGHWEESRFTVHTGEHPGLLFDYYGFPPHTYTLRWDAPGAPALARRAAGLLEEAGFPAGTEQERGWDHGVFIPMKVALPQADIPVAQLSLRHDLDPEAHIAAGRALAPLRDEGVLIIGSGMSFHNLRVRGIQATAPSQLWDDALTQAVTDPDPASRAKRVAAWADLPHAHFAHPREEHLLPLMVALGAGGEDMAVRDHRSTVLGWTVSGYRFG; encoded by the coding sequence ATGAAACAACCGACCTTCTTCATCCCGCATGGCGGCGGACCCTGCTTCTTCATGGATCCGAGCGACCCGGACCGTCCGCACAGCGACCCGATGTGGCATCCGATGCAGGATCATCTGGCGAACGTCGTGGCGGCCCTGCCTGAACGGCCCAGCGCGATCCTCCTGATCTCCGGTCATTGGGAGGAAAGCCGCTTCACGGTTCACACCGGCGAGCATCCCGGATTGTTGTTCGACTATTACGGCTTCCCGCCGCATACCTACACGCTACGCTGGGATGCGCCCGGCGCCCCCGCGCTCGCCCGCCGCGCGGCGGGCCTGCTGGAAGAAGCCGGTTTCCCTGCCGGTACGGAGCAGGAGAGGGGCTGGGACCATGGCGTCTTCATTCCGATGAAGGTCGCGCTTCCGCAGGCGGACATTCCCGTCGCCCAGCTTTCGCTCCGCCACGATCTTGATCCGGAAGCCCATATTGCCGCGGGCCGCGCGCTTGCTCCGCTGCGCGATGAAGGCGTCCTCATCATCGGGTCGGGGATGAGCTTCCACAATCTGCGCGTCCGGGGCATTCAGGCGACCGCGCCCTCGCAGCTTTGGGACGATGCCCTGACCCAAGCGGTCACCGATCCCGATCCGGCCAGCCGCGCGAAGCGGGTCGCGGCCTGGGCCGATCTGCCCCACGCCCATTTCGCCCATCCGCGCGAAGAGCATCTCCTGCCCCTGATGGTCGCCTTGGGCGCGGGCGGGGAAGACATGGCGGTGCGCGACCATCGCAGCACTGTGCTGGGTTGGACGGTTTCGGGCTATCGTTTTGGATAA
- a CDS encoding alpha/beta hydrolase, which translates to MKAENVMEPRLPTLAEMQQWTQVLGRAQQLLLEQAAGAAGRTLPFDPAAVSRIQTSFADEGLALWQRFLDSGGMLRDQPEPPPPGSPAAVRDRRFADPAWTEHPFYDLIRQSYLLLSDYLLKMADAVDGVDPKQKAKLRFATTGMIDAMAPSNFPLTNPMVVQKTIQSGGENLVKGLQHMLADMEKGQLTHTDGMAFEVGRNIASTPGKVIKETPLYQLIHYAPATETVLETPLLIFPPWINRFYILDLSPEKSFVKWAVDQGLSVFLVSWKSADASMKDLIWDDYIEKGQIDAIDTVRDLLKVPSVHTIGYCVAGTTLAATLALLTARGEAEKVASATFFTAQVDFSQAGDLSLFVDDEQMKMVEQLSSGGFLDGRYMAATFNLLRGRDLIWNYVVNNYLLGQDYPPFDLLYWNGDTTNLPACWHKAYLTQLYRDNLLVQPGAISVAGTPIDLRQIKTPAYVQAGREDHIAPLESVWKLTEHLSGPIRFLLAGSGHIAGVVNPPAAGKYQYWACDESQPTLDAFLDKAKETKGSWWPDWIEWIRGLNSATVPVKGARVPGKGRLKAIEDAPGRYVKTR; encoded by the coding sequence ATGAAAGCAGAGAATGTCATGGAACCCCGCCTTCCCACGCTTGCAGAGATGCAGCAATGGACGCAGGTGCTGGGCCGTGCCCAGCAGTTGTTGCTGGAACAGGCGGCGGGCGCTGCCGGTCGTACCCTGCCTTTCGATCCGGCTGCCGTTTCGCGCATCCAGACCAGCTTTGCCGATGAGGGGCTGGCGCTCTGGCAGCGTTTCCTCGATTCGGGTGGCATGCTGCGCGACCAGCCTGAACCGCCGCCCCCCGGCAGTCCGGCCGCGGTCCGGGACCGGCGCTTTGCCGACCCGGCATGGACCGAGCATCCCTTTTACGACCTGATCCGGCAAAGCTATCTGCTGCTTTCCGACTATCTGTTGAAGATGGCCGATGCGGTCGATGGGGTCGATCCCAAGCAGAAGGCCAAGCTGCGCTTCGCCACCACCGGCATGATCGACGCGATGGCGCCGAGCAACTTTCCGCTCACCAATCCCATGGTCGTGCAGAAGACGATCCAGAGCGGCGGCGAGAATCTGGTCAAGGGCCTCCAGCATATGCTGGCCGACATGGAAAAGGGCCAGCTTACCCATACCGACGGGATGGCGTTCGAAGTGGGGCGCAACATCGCCTCGACACCCGGCAAGGTCATCAAGGAAACGCCGCTCTACCAGCTCATCCACTATGCGCCCGCGACCGAAACGGTGCTGGAAACGCCGCTGTTGATCTTCCCGCCGTGGATCAACCGCTTTTACATTCTCGACCTGTCGCCGGAAAAGAGCTTCGTCAAATGGGCGGTCGATCAGGGCCTCAGCGTCTTCCTCGTTTCGTGGAAGTCGGCCGATGCCTCGATGAAGGACCTGATCTGGGACGATTATATCGAAAAGGGGCAAATCGACGCGATCGACACGGTGCGCGATCTGCTCAAAGTGCCGAGCGTCCATACCATCGGCTATTGCGTCGCGGGCACCACGCTCGCCGCCACGCTGGCGTTGCTGACGGCGCGGGGAGAGGCGGAGAAGGTCGCCAGTGCCACCTTCTTCACGGCGCAGGTGGATTTCAGCCAGGCGGGCGACCTCAGTCTCTTCGTCGATGACGAGCAGATGAAGATGGTGGAGCAGCTCTCCTCCGGCGGCTTCCTTGACGGGCGCTATATGGCCGCCACCTTCAACCTGCTGCGCGGGCGGGACCTCATCTGGAACTATGTGGTCAACAACTATCTGCTGGGACAGGATTATCCGCCGTTCGACCTGCTCTACTGGAACGGCGACACGACCAACCTGCCTGCATGTTGGCACAAGGCCTATCTCACCCAGCTCTATCGCGACAATCTGCTGGTGCAGCCGGGCGCGATCAGTGTCGCGGGCACGCCGATCGACCTGCGTCAGATCAAGACGCCCGCCTATGTGCAGGCCGGGCGGGAAGATCATATCGCGCCGCTGGAAAGCGTGTGGAAACTGACCGAGCATCTGTCCGGGCCGATCCGTTTCCTGCTTGCCGGTTCGGGGCATATTGCGGGCGTGGTCAATCCGCCCGCCGCCGGCAAATATCAATATTGGGCCTGTGACGAATCGCAGCCGACTCTGGATGCCTTTCTGGACAAGGCGAAGGAGACCAAGGGCAGTTGGTGGCCCGACTGGATCGAGTGGATTCGGGGGCTCAACTCCGCCACCGTTCCCGTCAAAGGGGCGCGCGTGCCCGGCAAGGGACGACTCAAGGCCATAGAGGATGCGCCGGGCCGATATGTGAAAACGCGCTGA
- the clpS gene encoding ATP-dependent Clp protease adapter ClpS: protein MSSISTAAYPVMMAGRDQDDQGDGPGGPNVGIATRTRTRTKKPSLYKVLMLNDDYTPMEFVVHVLQQFFRMDMEEATRVMLHVHQRGVGVCGIFSYEVAETKVNQVMDFARQNQHPLQCTLEKA, encoded by the coding sequence ATGAGCAGCATTTCGACAGCCGCATATCCCGTGATGATGGCGGGAAGGGATCAGGACGACCAGGGCGACGGCCCGGGCGGCCCCAATGTCGGCATCGCGACGCGGACCCGCACCCGGACGAAAAAGCCTTCGCTTTACAAGGTGCTGATGCTCAACGACGATTACACGCCCATGGAATTCGTGGTGCATGTCCTCCAGCAATTTTTCCGCATGGATATGGAGGAGGCCACCCGCGTGATGCTGCATGTCCACCAGCGCGGGGTCGGCGTGTGCGGCATATTCAGCTATGAGGTGGCGGAAACCAAGGTCAACCAGGTGATGGACTTCGCCCGGCAGAACCAGCACCCGCTGCAATGCACGCTGGAAAAGGCGTGA
- a CDS encoding DUF2721 domain-containing protein, producing the protein MIALPQVSQVAQTIQLALAPVFLLAGIGAFLNVCVGRLARIIDRARAVEEKILKSRGKEHDRMVSEIRVLDRRMSVVNGAIFLSVASACAVCLVVILLFAANLFGVHLGTPIAILFSLAMVLQAAAFGTFIQEIRLASRTIHIRNEVLYHQAEEESAA; encoded by the coding sequence ATGATTGCACTTCCACAGGTTTCGCAGGTCGCGCAGACGATCCAGCTTGCGCTGGCGCCGGTCTTCCTGCTGGCGGGCATCGGCGCGTTCCTGAATGTCTGCGTCGGGCGGCTGGCCCGGATCATCGACCGGGCGCGGGCGGTGGAGGAGAAGATCCTCAAATCGCGCGGCAAGGAACATGACCGGATGGTGAGCGAAATCCGGGTACTCGACCGGCGGATGAGCGTGGTCAACGGTGCGATCTTCCTGTCGGTGGCGTCGGCCTGCGCGGTGTGTCTGGTCGTTATCCTGCTGTTCGCGGCGAACCTGTTCGGGGTGCATCTGGGCACGCCGATCGCCATTCTGTTCAGCCTGGCCATGGTGTTGCAGGCGGCCGCCTTCGGCACTTTCATTCAGGAAATCCGGCTGGCCTCACGCACCATCCACATCCGCAATGAGGTGCTCTACCATCAGGCGGAGGAAGAGAGCGCGGCATGA
- a CDS encoding (2Fe-2S)-binding protein, whose translation MTKFTVNDRPVQYRMDPATPLLWALRDASNLTGTKYGCGTGDCGACTVDIDGQAVRSCRVTIAATEGKFVTTIEGLSPDRGHPLQQVFAADNVSQCGYCIPGIIMASSVLLRRTPDPSDEEIDAAITNICRCGIYPRLRGAIQRAGRVMRGEEVVDAVPPSGISPDEAAKAVPALRKP comes from the coding sequence ATGACGAAATTCACGGTCAACGACCGGCCCGTCCAGTACCGGATGGACCCCGCAACCCCCTTGCTCTGGGCGCTGCGGGACGCATCCAATCTGACCGGGACCAAATATGGCTGCGGCACCGGGGATTGCGGCGCCTGCACGGTCGATATCGATGGACAGGCCGTGCGATCCTGCCGCGTGACCATCGCAGCGACGGAGGGGAAGTTCGTCACCACCATCGAGGGTCTGTCGCCCGATCGCGGGCATCCGCTGCAACAGGTGTTCGCGGCGGACAATGTGTCGCAATGCGGCTATTGCATTCCCGGCATCATCATGGCCTCTTCCGTGCTGCTGCGGCGGACCCCCGATCCAAGCGATGAGGAGATCGACGCCGCCATCACCAATATCTGCCGCTGTGGTATCTATCCGCGCCTCAGGGGCGCGATCCAGCGGGCCGGGCGGGTGATGCGGGGCGAGGAAGTGGTGGATGCCGTGCCGCCCTCGGGGATTTCCCCCGATGAGGCGGCCAAGGCGGTTCCGGCGCTGCGCAAACCTTAG
- a CDS encoding lysine--tRNA ligase → MTVSDIIRTAAQASKAWPYEEARKLLKRYQNGAPEKGYVLFETGYGPSGLPHIGTFNEVLRTTMVRNAYHALSDIPTRLIAFSDDMDGLRKVPDNVPNQAMLTEHLGKPLTQVPDPFEKFESFAHHNNAMLREFLDRFGFDYEFVSATDRYKSGGFDDALKNVLRHYQDIMDIMLPTLRKERQATYSPVLPISPKSGIVLQVPVEVLDADTGLVRFEDSSVPGGEVIEQSILSGGAKLQWKVDWAMRWVALGVDYEMAGKDLIDSVTQSSKICRALGARPPEGFNYEMFLDEKGEKISKSKGNGLSLEQWLTYGPQESLAFYAYREPKKAKQLHMGVIPRAVDEYWQFRGNYPKQAVEQQLGNPVHHIHDGQLPQGELPVTFGLLLNLVGVMGDASREQVWGYLQNYVADANADTYPELDALIGHALAYHRDFVAPTLKRRAPQANEAAALRKLDEELAALPEGASAEDIQNIVYAIGKDEAYGFAELRDWFKALYQTLLGADQGPRMGSFIALYGVANSRRLIEEALAA, encoded by the coding sequence ATGACCGTGTCCGACATCATCCGCACCGCCGCGCAGGCGTCCAAGGCCTGGCCCTATGAGGAAGCCCGCAAGCTCCTGAAGCGCTATCAAAATGGCGCTCCGGAGAAAGGTTATGTCCTGTTCGAGACCGGCTATGGCCCTTCGGGCCTGCCGCATATCGGCACCTTCAACGAAGTGCTGCGCACCACCATGGTCCGCAACGCCTATCATGCGCTGTCGGACATCCCGACCCGCCTGATCGCGTTCAGCGACGACATGGACGGGCTGCGCAAGGTGCCGGACAATGTGCCCAATCAGGCGATGCTGACCGAGCATCTGGGCAAGCCGCTGACGCAGGTGCCCGATCCGTTCGAGAAGTTCGAGAGCTTCGCGCATCACAACAACGCGATGCTGCGCGAGTTTCTTGACCGCTTCGGCTTCGATTATGAATTTGTCTCGGCCACTGACCGCTACAAGTCCGGTGGCTTTGATGACGCGCTGAAGAATGTCCTGCGCCATTATCAGGACATTATGGACATCATGCTGCCGACGCTGCGCAAGGAACGGCAGGCGACCTATTCGCCGGTGCTGCCGATCAGCCCGAAGAGCGGCATCGTGCTTCAGGTGCCGGTCGAGGTGCTGGACGCCGACACCGGCCTCGTCCGCTTCGAGGACAGCTCTGTTCCTGGGGGCGAGGTGATCGAACAGTCGATCCTGTCGGGCGGCGCGAAGCTGCAATGGAAGGTCGACTGGGCGATGCGCTGGGTCGCGCTGGGCGTCGACTATGAGATGGCGGGCAAGGATCTGATCGATTCGGTCACCCAGTCGTCGAAGATCTGCCGCGCACTCGGCGCCCGTCCGCCCGAGGGCTTCAATTACGAGATGTTCCTCGACGAAAAGGGCGAGAAGATCTCCAAGTCCAAGGGCAACGGCCTCAGCCTTGAGCAATGGCTGACCTACGGTCCACAGGAAAGTCTGGCCTTCTACGCCTATCGCGAGCCGAAAAAGGCGAAGCAGCTGCATATGGGCGTCATTCCCCGCGCGGTGGACGAATATTGGCAGTTCCGCGGCAACTATCCCAAGCAGGCGGTCGAGCAGCAGCTGGGCAACCCGGTCCATCATATCCATGACGGCCAGCTGCCGCAGGGTGAATTGCCCGTCACCTTCGGCCTGCTGCTGAACCTCGTCGGCGTGATGGGTGATGCCAGCCGCGAACAGGTCTGGGGCTATCTCCAAAATTATGTCGCGGACGCCAATGCGGATACCTATCCGGAACTGGACGCGCTGATCGGCCATGCGCTGGCCTATCACCGCGATTTCGTGGCGCCCACGCTCAAGCGCCGCGCTCCGCAAGCGAACGAGGCCGCCGCGCTGCGCAAGCTGGACGAAGAACTCGCGGCTCTTCCCGAAGGCGCTTCGGCGGAGGATATCCAGAACATCGTCTATGCCATCGGCAAGGACGAGGCCTATGGCTTTGCCGAACTGCGGGACTGGTTCAAGGCGCTTTACCAGACCCTGCTGGGCGCCGATCAGGGGCCGCGCATGGGTAGCTTCATCGCGCTTTACGGCGTCGCCAACAGCCGTCGCCTGATCGAGGAAGCGCTCGCCGCCTGA
- a CDS encoding RcnB family protein: MLRKMMLAGLMAATVLGGIAPAYAQQDNNNGAWRGRGERSGRPDGGQRGGGDQDRGQAQRPQWQGGGEARQPQAWQRNDRPAPVAQPQPQPQPQPQRQVQPQWRGDQRGPANESRWNGGQPRVVTMPRGDDRNDRNGNDRNRNDNRPAWRVDRGGNDRNDRNDRRWDNNDRRWDNNDRRGNPGWSGNNWNNGRRFDDRSRWEGQRRWDSGWRNDRRYDWSSYRARYGDRYRIGRYYAPRGWGYGYSRFNIGIYLNSLLYSNSYWIDDPYYYRLPPAYGTLRWVRYYDDALLVDIRDGYVVDVIYDFFW; encoded by the coding sequence ATGTTGAGGAAAATGATGCTGGCGGGCTTGATGGCGGCGACGGTGCTTGGCGGCATCGCCCCTGCTTATGCCCAGCAAGATAATAATAATGGCGCCTGGCGTGGACGCGGCGAACGGTCGGGCCGGCCCGATGGCGGCCAGCGCGGCGGTGGCGATCAGGACCGCGGCCAGGCGCAACGCCCGCAATGGCAGGGCGGCGGCGAGGCGCGCCAGCCGCAGGCATGGCAGCGCAATGACCGGCCTGCCCCTGTGGCGCAGCCCCAGCCCCAGCCCCAACCTCAGCCCCAACGCCAGGTCCAGCCGCAATGGCGCGGTGATCAGCGTGGTCCGGCGAATGAAAGCCGCTGGAACGGGGGCCAGCCGCGCGTGGTCACGATGCCGCGCGGTGATGACCGGAACGACCGCAACGGGAATGATCGCAACCGGAACGACAACCGTCCGGCCTGGCGGGTCGACCGGGGCGGCAACGACCGGAACGACCGGAACGATCGGCGCTGGGACAATAATGATCGGCGTTGGGATAATAATGACCGGCGCGGCAATCCGGGCTGGAGCGGCAACAACTGGAACAACGGGCGGCGTTTCGACGACCGCAGCCGTTGGGAAGGACAGCGGCGCTGGGACAGCGGCTGGCGCAATGACCGGCGCTATGACTGGTCCAGCTATCGGGCGCGCTATGGCGACCGTTACCGGATCGGCCGCTATTATGCGCCGCGTGGCTGGGGCTATGGCTATTCGCGTTTCAACATCGGGATCTATCTGAACAGCCTGCTCTATTCGAACAGCTACTGGATCGACGATCCCTATTATTACCGCCTGCCGCCCGCCTACGGCACGCTGCGCTGGGTCCGCTATTATGACGATGCGCTGCTGGTCGATATCCGCGACGGCTATGTGGTCGACGTGATCTACGATTTCTTCTGGTAG
- a CDS encoding RcnB family protein: protein MRKLIILGLMAATVLPGAAMAQSRAEVRDSARDLRHEQQNLRDAQRYGDRQDVREARRDVRDARQELREDWRDYRKSHRDVYRGGNWRAPFRYNRWDVGARLQPNYYSSRYYISDPYRYRLPRPGANQQWVRHYNDVLLVNVRNGRVMEVHRGFFW, encoded by the coding sequence ATGCGTAAACTGATTATACTGGGCCTGATGGCCGCCACTGTCCTTCCGGGTGCCGCCATGGCCCAGTCGCGCGCCGAAGTGCGCGACAGCGCGCGCGACCTGCGCCATGAACAGCAAAATCTGCGGGACGCGCAGCGTTACGGCGACCGCCAGGATGTGCGTGAGGCGCGTCGCGACGTGCGCGACGCCCGGCAGGAATTGCGGGAGGATTGGCGCGACTATCGCAAGTCGCACCGCGACGTCTATCGCGGCGGCAACTGGCGTGCCCCGTTCCGTTATAATCGCTGGGATGTCGGCGCGCGGCTCCAACCCAATTATTACAGCTCGCGCTACTATATCTCCGATCCCTATCGCTATCGGCTGCCCCGTCCGGGTGCGAACCAGCAATGGGTAAGGCATTATAATGACGTGCTGCTGGTCAATGTACGGAACGGCCGGGTGATGGAGGTCCATCGCGGCTTCTTCTGGTAA
- a CDS encoding LL-diaminopimelate aminotransferase produces MSEEFYRMKRLPPYVIAEVNAMRAAARAAGEDIIDLGMGNPDLPPPDHVIAKLCEVAQKPSAHGYSQSMGIPGLRKAQANYYGRRFGVDLDPETEVVVTMGSKEGLASLATAITAPGDVVLAPNPSYPIHMFGFIIAGATIRSVPTTPDEHYWKALDRAMAFTVPRPSILVVGYPSNPTAETVDLAFYERLVAWAKENKVWVLSDLAYSELYYDGNPTPSILQVPGAKDVAVEFTSLSKTYSMAGWRIGFAVGNTKLIAALKRVKSYLDYGAFTPIQAAACAALNGPQDIVQKNRELYHKRRDVMVEAFGRAGWDIPAPKASMFAWAPLPPALKEMGSLEFSKQLLTHAKVAVAPGVGYGEDGEGYVRIAMVENEQRLRQAARNIKQYLKSMGVNTPAKGAA; encoded by the coding sequence ATGTCCGAAGAATTCTACCGCATGAAGCGTCTGCCGCCCTATGTCATCGCTGAAGTCAATGCGATGCGGGCCGCCGCGCGAGCCGCGGGGGAGGACATTATCGACCTTGGCATGGGCAATCCCGACCTGCCGCCGCCCGACCATGTGATCGCCAAGCTGTGCGAAGTCGCGCAGAAGCCGAGCGCCCATGGCTATTCCCAGTCCATGGGGATTCCGGGGCTGCGGAAGGCGCAGGCGAACTATTATGGCCGCCGCTTCGGTGTCGATCTTGACCCGGAAACCGAGGTCGTCGTGACCATGGGGTCGAAGGAAGGGCTCGCCAGCCTTGCCACCGCGATCACCGCGCCCGGCGATGTCGTGCTGGCGCCCAACCCCAGTTACCCGATCCATATGTTCGGCTTCATCATCGCTGGCGCGACAATCCGCTCCGTGCCGACGACGCCGGACGAACATTATTGGAAGGCGCTGGACCGGGCGATGGCCTTCACCGTGCCGCGTCCCTCGATTCTGGTCGTGGGCTATCCCAGCAATCCGACCGCCGAGACGGTCGACCTTGCCTTTTACGAGCGGCTGGTCGCCTGGGCGAAGGAGAACAAGGTCTGGGTCCTGTCCGACCTTGCCTATTCCGAGCTTTATTATGACGGCAATCCGACGCCTTCGATCCTTCAGGTGCCGGGCGCCAAGGATGTGGCGGTGGAATTCACCTCGCTGTCGAAGACCTATAGCATGGCGGGCTGGCGCATCGGTTTCGCGGTCGGCAATACCAAGCTGATCGCGGCGCTGAAGCGGGTGAAATCCTATCTCGACTATGGCGCCTTCACGCCGATTCAGGCGGCGGCCTGCGCGGCGCTGAACGGCCCGCAGGACATCGTGCAGAAGAACCGCGAACTCTATCACAAGCGCCGCGACGTGATGGTGGAGGCCTTCGGCCGCGCCGGTTGGGACATTCCCGCGCCCAAGGCTTCCATGTTCGCCTGGGCGCCCCTGCCCCCCGCCCTCAAGGAGATGGGGAGCCTGGAATTTTCCAAGCAACTGCTGACCCATGCCAAGGTCGCGGTCGCGCCGGGCGTCGGCTATGGCGAGGATGGCGAAGGCTATGTCCGCATCGCCATGGTCGAGAATGAACAGCGGCTGCGGCAGGCGGCGCGCAACATCAAGCAGTATCTGAAATCCATGGGCGTCAACACGCCAGCCAAGGGCGCGGCCTGA
- a CDS encoding phasin family protein, translating to MAVTPKPVRRKPVVKKVSSTLSASEALKAAEAAIGVAPKPAVRKPASPKPAAPKPEVKADPVAVVAATTAADAAPEPEPVKEITPEPTPVATAPEVETPKIEPVAKAAPPEPKEVKSLPKARPIEPTLLPATEGTKMMNDVIETGKKFAEETKAKLETVYADLNEKAKASVEKSTKAIEEFSDIAKGNVEALVESGKIAAKGFETLGQEAVDYSKKSFEKATASFKSFSTVKTPTEFFQLQSQLFSSSFDEFTKEAAKSSEALIKLAGDVAQPLTARVTVVTDKVKSLAA from the coding sequence ATGGCCGTGACCCCGAAGCCAGTGCGTCGTAAGCCGGTAGTGAAAAAGGTGTCGTCCACCCTGTCAGCCAGCGAGGCGCTGAAGGCCGCCGAAGCGGCGATCGGTGTGGCCCCCAAGCCTGCGGTCAGGAAGCCTGCATCGCCCAAGCCCGCCGCGCCCAAGCCCGAGGTCAAGGCTGATCCGGTTGCGGTGGTCGCCGCGACCACTGCTGCGGACGCCGCGCCGGAACCTGAGCCGGTCAAGGAAATCACTCCCGAACCGACGCCCGTTGCGACGGCGCCCGAAGTGGAAACGCCCAAGATTGAGCCGGTGGCAAAGGCTGCGCCCCCGGAGCCCAAGGAAGTCAAGAGCCTACCGAAGGCCAGGCCGATCGAGCCCACATTGCTGCCCGCCACAGAAGGAACAAAGATGATGAACGACGTGATCGAAACCGGAAAGAAGTTCGCTGAAGAAACCAAGGCCAAGCTCGAAACGGTCTATGCCGACCTGAACGAGAAGGCGAAGGCCAGCGTCGAAAAATCGACCAAGGCGATCGAGGAATTCAGCGACATCGCCAAGGGCAATGTCGAAGCGCTGGTCGAATCCGGCAAGATCGCGGCCAAGGGCTTTGAAACCCTGGGTCAGGAAGCTGTCGACTACAGCAAGAAGAGCTTCGAAAAGGCGACTGCCTCGTTCAAGAGCTTCTCGACCGTGAAGACCCCGACCGAGTTCTTCCAGCTGCAGAGCCAGCTTTTCTCGAGCAGCTTCGACGAGTTCACCAAGGAAGCCGCCAAGAGCAGCGAAGCGCTGATCAAGCTGGCCGGCGACGTTGCCCAGCCGCTGACCGCCCGCGTGACCGTGGTGACGGATAAGGTGAAGTCGCTCGCTGCCTGA